The Candidatus Tumulicola sp. region AAAAATTGACGCGCCTATGCGGATTCGACATGGCGTTGCCCACCAACACCGGCGTCGAGGCGGTCGAAACCGCCATCAAACTCGCTCGCCGCTGGGGCTACGACGTCAAAGGCATCGAGCCGGATGCGGCTGAGATCGTCGTCTTTTCGAATAATTTTCACGGGCGTACGATGTCGGCGATCAGCGCCAGTACGACGCCGCAGTATCGCAAGAGCTTCGGACCATTCGTCCCCGGCTTCGTGTCGGTGCCGTTCGGCGACATCGACGCGCTCGAACGCGCCCTTTCGCCGCGCACGTGCGCCGTACTGATCGAACCGATTCAAGGCGAAGGCGGCGTCAACGTTCCGCCCGACGGATTTATCAAGCGTGCTTGGGCCTTATGCCGCGAGCATCAAGCGTTGCTGCTCGCCGACGAGATCCAAACCGGATTCGGTCGAACCGGCGACATGTTCGCCTTTGCGCACGATAACATCAAGCCCGATGTCTTGATCGTCGGGAAAGCGCTGGGCGGCGGATTTTACCCGGTGTCGGCTACCCTTGCTTCGGAACCGATCATGAGCTTGTTCGGTCCGGGCGATCACGGCAGCACATTCGGCGGCAACCCGTTGGGCTGTGCGGTCGCCGAGGCGGCACTCGACGTCATCGTCGACGAAAATCTCGCCGCTCGTGCACGCTATGCCGGAGCGTCGATCATGCAGGGCTTGCGCGCGATGCGCTCGCCGCTGATCGTCGAAGTTCGCGGACGCGGGTTGTTGATCGGGATCGAGTTAACCATTCCGGCGCATCGCGTGTCGGATGAGCTGCTCGAACGTGGCATCGCTGCAAAAGACACGCAGGAAACGGTCTTACGCATCGCGCCGCCGTTGGTGATCGACGATGCCGCCGTCGAGTTGCTGCTCGACGGCGTCCACCAGGCACTCACGGCGCTGGCCTAAAGCCACGCCCCCTACGTCTTTGGCTTGATCACTTCCGACAAACGGTCTGTCGTGCCGTCGATGCGCACTAAGTGCGGATAGCGCGGCCCGTCGTAGTACGGAATGGAAATGGTGCGATACGTATCGCCATGCAGCAGCAGCAGATCGACCGGGCTGCGGTTGGTCCGCGCGGTTTGTAACGCATCGTAGAGTGCATCGCTCGAATACGAGCGACCGTTGACGGCGATGACTTTCGTATCGACTCCCAACCCCGCCGTCCACGCCGGCGATCCGAGACGAACGTCGTTGACCAGGCCGTCCGTGTTCGCTCCGAAGCCGAGCGAGAACCAAAAATTTCCCTTCGGCACGTCATGCGACGGAGTCGCAGTGTACACTAATTTCCAACCCTCGGCAGTAAAACCGTCCGGCGGATGCACGGCGATATCGTCGATCCAGGTCTTGAAGAAGCCGGCCCAATCGTAGGGCGCAACCGCATTCAAACCGGCGATGACGTCGTCGCGATCGTACGTTACGACGTCCGGCCCCGTGTCGCCGCCATTTCCAAAGAAGGCCTTCGCGAACGTGTCGAGTGACGATTTGTCGTTGGTTTGCTGACGGATGATGCTATCGACCTTAAGCCACATCAACTCCGCTTCGCTATAGAAATCTTCGCCGCGGCGTTCGGCACCGTAGCCGCGCGGCGCGCTATAGATAAATGGTCCGGACGTCGCGTCGTCGCCCAGCGAACGCCACTGCCGGCCCGGCTGATTATCGTAATACGCATAGAGTTGCGCGATGTGATCGGCGTACGTATCGGGTTTACGAATGCCGTCGCGCCACGACATGACGTTGCCGTAGTATTGCGTCATGCCTTCATACACCCACAGCAGTGAGTCGTCGTACGGAATCTGCAAATTCGACGGATATAATCCGGCCGGCATGCGGTACTTGCCGTCCCACGAATGATTGAATTCGTGCGATAGCAAATCGCCGCCGCGCTCGAATGCGACCGGGTTGGTGAGATAGTCGCCACCACCGCCGTCATCGCTCGACTCGTGATGCTCGATGCCTTCGCCCGGCAGCACATCCGACAGCGTCAACAAAAAGTTGTAGTTGCGCCAATGGCGCGCCCCATACATCGCAAGCATCTCGGCAACGAGCTTGCGATAGTGCGCGATCGTCGCGTCTGAAACGTTTAACTCTTCGGGCGTATCGGCAAACGCATTGAGATAGGCGCTTGCGTTTCCATTCTGCCACAGCAACCAGCGCCGATAATTGACGCCCGCATCCAGCGGCGCGTCGATCAGGTGCTCGAGCGAGACGTCAGCAAACGTCACGGCGTTCCCATCGCGACGTCCGCCCGGGAGCGCGGTCGCATATTGCCAGTTGGACGCGGGCAGCACGATCGTCGGCCGGAAGATCGTGTTCTGGATCGTGCCGGTGGATGGGTAGAGCAAGTTCTCATCCCACGTAACGACCAGCATGTTCGACGTCGCGACGCGCGACGACGAGTATCGTCCGAACGTCGCACCAAGGTAGGTGTCGTTGATTTCGATAGAACTAACACCGGCCGGCACATCGACGTCGATGGCGTACAGGTCGAGCGGCTGGCGTCGCCACGCCAGGTCCGTCCCACCGGCCCGAATCGTGAGTCCGGACAGATTTGCGATCGGGCCGACCGGCTGATGCTGTCCGGGAAGCCACTTCGGATAGTATAGTGTCAGCTTTCCGGGCCGAACCGGGATGATCTCGCGCGTCGTGACCACGTTCTGCGATGGTGCGGCCGACGTGTCCACCCGCAGAACGATTGGTTCGCCGGCCGCCTGAGCGCGTGCGGCGGCAAACGAAAAGACGACTGCAAAGGCGACCGGGACAAGGAAACGGCTAATACATCGCATGCGCCAATCTTCACGCTCCACCCGCTCCGTCCCCGGGCTTCGGTTCTCGCGCTACCCTAAGCGCGGGGCGGTCGTCCGACCGGGCAGCACCGCTCCCACTCGACGAGCTAACCTCGTTGTATAAGCGTTAAGAGCTTGGCCCGGTCTAAAAGATAAATGTGTCCGGCCTGCCGGCGTACGGCACCGAAAGCTTCCATCTCCGCCAACGCTCGACTGACGACTTCCTTTACGGTACCGGCAGAGGTAGCCAAGTCTGTTTGCGTCATCGACGGCAAATGCGCCGAGGCGAGGGTCAAACCATCGCCGGGAGATGCAAACGGCAACAACGCCGAAGCGACGCGTGCCGTTGAAGAAAGCTCGATGTGTGTGGTGTAACGCTCGATGGTTGCGCGCGCGTGTTGCGCTGCAGCTTGCTCGATATTTTTGGCGACGCACCGCTCGCGCTGCATAACCGCACGAAAGCGGTCGATCGGGATGAGCAACACCGCGGTTCCGGCGAGCACTGCGACGAACCGCAATGCGATTGCGCCACGGTCTAGCAACGCAAACTCGCCGAACGTATCGCCGGGAAACGCGTCGTAGACGGCTTGCGAGCGGCCCGTCGCGGTCGGAATTTGCGCCTGCACCATACCTCGATCGACCAGACCAATGTACGGCCAGTTGATGCGTTGCTCGACCACGCAGTGGTGTCGCTTGATGACGGCTCGGCGGGTGTAGTGCGCCAGATCGAGCACGGTGGCCTCACCCGCTCCAGCAAGCATGTTACTCTGCCGTAGCGTGTCCGCAATAGAATCGGCTATGTGAGCGACGCGTTCGATTCGCGCTTCCCACCGGCCGTCACCGATCTGTCGCTGGTTCCAAACGGTTTTCCCAGGGTAGCGTTGAGCGAACTCGGCTCGAAGCGGGCGCGGCTCGTGGTCGCTTACGACGGTGAGCGTGCGGCCTGGACTTAACGACTCGAACGTCGCAAAGATTCGTGCGTGACGCTCTTTCACTGGAATCGATCGTACGTCCAGTCTAACTTCCGCTTCGCCCATTATTGCTTTTGTCGCCGTAGATTGCAAGCACCGGTCGCTGCAAGCAGTCGCTGCTCGGCGTATCGTGAGGATATGCCGTACGTGATAACGGAACCCTGCATCGGTACCAAGGACCGCGGGTGCGTCGACGTGTGTCCGGTCGACTGCATCCAAGGCGGAGACGCGGACGAAATGCTCTACATAGATCCCGCGGTTTGCATCGACTGTGGCGCGTGCGTGTCTGCCTGCCCGGTCGAAGCCATTTATGCGGAAAGCGACGTCCCGGAACGTTGGACGCCCTTTATCGAAAAGAACGCCGCCTACTTTCGCGACCGCCCGGGTTAGCTAGCCGTGCGCGCGTGGATCCCGCCGCTTCCGCTCGTTTTCGGTATCATGTGTTTCGGGTTGTCGTGGCCGTTGCTCTTTGCGATCGCTCGATCTGGAACGTTCGGTGTGTCGTTTCTGGTGCTATCGTGGTTGCATCTCATCGCGTTGGGATGGATTACGTCGATTGCATTTGCAATTTTATTGCACGCCCTTCCGGCGTTCCTAGACGTACGGTGGAAGACGGCGACTGTCTGCCGAGCACTGCTGCCGCTATTCCTACTGGCCGTGTTTGTTTTGGTCGCCGGCTTCGCGAGCGCCGATCTGCGTTTGGTCCAATATGGCGCCGTGGCGACGGCATGCACCGTATTGGCATACCTGTCGTTGACGTTCGAACCGCTGGCTCGCGGAATTCGAAAGGGCGGCGCGACGGCGCTGGTGGCGCGCGCTTTTGCGGTGCCGTTCCTATGTCTGACCGCGACCGCCATGCTGGGCGGAATACTCGCGAATGCGCTGACCGGCCGATTGCCGCCGCACTTGCTACTACGCCTGCCCGCGGTTCATGCGCTGCTCGGCATCGGCGGGTGGCTAACCCTGTTGCTCCTAGGCGTGTGGGCACGCACGCTTGTCCCGATCGCCGACCCGAGACGCCGCTTCAAACCGTTGCACGTCGCGTCAGCGACGTTGTTGTTGACCGGGATCCTTTGTGCGGTGGTTGGCGCCGCCGTTGCGTCGGCGGCAATCGTGCGCGTGGGCCTGGGAATAGTGTTGGTCGGTCTGCTCTTTTTTGCGATCGACGTTGTGTACGTCGTGGCGCACGCGACGGTGCGCCACCGGCCGCCACAAGTGCTTATGGCGACGTCGGCCGTATGCGCAGTCGCCGCGGGCGTTTTCGCCTTAGTTGGCGGATGGTTCTCACCGGCGTACTCGGTCGCCGTCTACATCGCTCTAACTGGTCTCCTGGGTTGTGCCGTTATCGCGCACATCCACCACATCGGCGTGCGCGTGCTGCTGACGCTCGTTCTCGGAGATGATGACGACACGCGCCCGGATTGCGTACTGGATGGCAGATTGTCGTGGATTACCGTTGGCGCGTACCAGGCCGCCGTGCTAGTCGGTGCGGCGGGGGTTGCCCGTGCGAATGCCGCACTGCTCGAAGCCGCTTCCGTCACGGGCTTCGCCGCCTTCGTTTGTATCGTAGCGAACGCGGTCGTTGCATATCGGAGTGCGAAAACGCGGCGAAGGATCTCAAGAAGCGCTAAAGACGTTTGTCTGAATTAGAATAGGACGGGAGTCAATGCTGCACCTCGCTGCGAGCGATACTCTGGGAGTATGATCGCCACGGCGCCGGTACAGATTGAGGGACACGTTCATCCGGAACCGGCCGGGTTTATTCGCCGCTACGTTTTTTCCACCGATCATAAAATCATTGGAATTCAATACATCATAACCGGATTGATCTTTTTCGCACTTGGCGGCCTGCTCGCCGAAACGATCCGGACGCAGCTGCTGCATGCCAACGGCGGGTTCGTATCGACCGCCACGTACAACGAAGTGTACACCATTCACGGAAGCACGATGGTTTGGCTGGTCGTCATTCCGCTGCTGACCGGGGGTTTCGGCAATCTCATCATGCCGTTGCAGATAGGCGCGCGCGACGTCGCGTTCCCATGGCTTAACATGCTGGCCTTCTGGATATTTCCCGTCGCCGGACTGATGCTGTATTCGTCCTTCCTGATCGGAGCGCCGACCGCGGGATGGACCGAGTATCCGCCGATCTCGCTGCAAGGCGGTGCCGGCACCTCGATGTGGGCGGCGGCAATTTTCTTAGTTGGAATCGGTTCGACGATGACTGGCCTAAACTTCATCGTCACGATTCTCAAACTGCGCGCCCCGGGAATGACCTTAACGCGAATGCCACTCTTCGTATGGGGACAGCTCGCAACCGCGCCGATGTTGATGATTGCAACCACCGCGTTATCCGCGGCGTTGG contains the following coding sequences:
- a CDS encoding DUF2249 domain-containing protein, which codes for MGEAEVRLDVRSIPVKERHARIFATFESLSPGRTLTVVSDHEPRPLRAEFAQRYPGKTVWNQRQIGDGRWEARIERVAHIADSIADTLRQSNMLAGAGEATVLDLAHYTRRAVIKRHHCVVEQRINWPYIGLVDRGMVQAQIPTATGRSQAVYDAFPGDTFGEFALLDRGAIALRFVAVLAGTAVLLIPIDRFRAVMQRERCVAKNIEQAAAQHARATIERYTTHIELSSTARVASALLPFASPGDGLTLASAHLPSMTQTDLATSAGTVKEVVSRALAEMEAFGAVRRQAGHIYLLDRAKLLTLIQRG
- a CDS encoding ferredoxin family protein encodes the protein MPYVITEPCIGTKDRGCVDVCPVDCIQGGDADEMLYIDPAVCIDCGACVSACPVEAIYAESDVPERWTPFIEKNAAYFRDRPG
- the rocD gene encoding ornithine--oxo-acid transaminase, whose amino-acid sequence is MDTISSRSREFIELEDRYGAHNYEPLDLVVDRAEGIWLYDVDGKRYLDCVSAYSAVNQGHGHPRILAALEAQARKVTLTSRAMRNDRLPGFLEKLTRLCGFDMALPTNTGVEAVETAIKLARRWGYDVKGIEPDAAEIVVFSNNFHGRTMSAISASTTPQYRKSFGPFVPGFVSVPFGDIDALERALSPRTCAVLIEPIQGEGGVNVPPDGFIKRAWALCREHQALLLADEIQTGFGRTGDMFAFAHDNIKPDVLIVGKALGGGFYPVSATLASEPIMSLFGPGDHGSTFGGNPLGCAVAEAALDVIVDENLAARARYAGASIMQGLRAMRSPLIVEVRGRGLLIGIELTIPAHRVSDELLERGIAAKDTQETVLRIAPPLVIDDAAVELLLDGVHQALTALA